Proteins co-encoded in one Gemmatimonadota bacterium genomic window:
- a CDS encoding SDR family oxidoreductase produces MRLADKTAIVTGAASGIGRGTAERMAREGARVVAVDINEVGLEQTVESIRREGWTATACVADVGRDEQVRRMVQCAVDTYGGLHILHNNAYWHAPGPVCDLAEADWDRTLDVCLKSIYLGCKHAIPVMRESGGGAVVNTASVHSLVGFRDYAAYDAAKGGVVGITRAVAVDYGPEIRSNAVLPGAILTNAWDGLDESIRRPYIDRPPMKRLGLPEDIASAVVFLASDEASFITGASLVVDGGLTIVGDA; encoded by the coding sequence ATGAGACTGGCAGACAAGACAGCGATCGTAACCGGCGCGGCATCGGGCATCGGACGGGGCACCGCGGAGAGGATGGCGCGGGAAGGCGCCCGGGTCGTGGCCGTGGACATCAACGAAGTGGGGCTGGAACAGACCGTCGAATCGATCCGCCGGGAAGGCTGGACGGCCACGGCCTGCGTCGCCGACGTGGGCCGGGACGAACAGGTCAGGCGCATGGTCCAGTGCGCGGTCGACACCTACGGCGGACTTCATATTCTGCACAACAACGCGTACTGGCACGCGCCCGGACCGGTGTGCGACCTGGCGGAAGCCGATTGGGACCGCACGCTCGACGTGTGCCTGAAATCAATCTACCTGGGCTGCAAGCACGCCATCCCGGTCATGAGGGAATCCGGAGGAGGCGCAGTCGTCAACACGGCATCGGTACACAGTCTCGTCGGGTTCCGGGACTACGCCGCCTACGACGCGGCCAAGGGCGGGGTCGTCGGGATCACGCGGGCCGTCGCCGTGGACTACGGACCGGAAATACGCAGCAACGCCGTGCTGCCCGGCGCCATACTGACGAATGCCTGGGACGGCCTCGACGAGTCGATACGCAGGCCCTACATCGACCGACCGCCCATGAAGCGGCTGGGCCTTCCGGAAGACATCGCGTCCGCCGTGGTGTTTCTCGCGTCCGACGAGGCGTCCTTCATCACCGGCGCCAGCCTCGTGGTCGACGGCGGACTGACCATCGTCGGGGACGCGTAG
- a CDS encoding MATE family efflux transporter, whose product MSVSDTSKPTAEDTVPAFHPSSGSVNQVWLLAYPIILANMSETLLGVVDTYMVGQLGVAEIGAVGLGSMLAWLFYLPFLGLAMGLNTFVAQSYGAGNRKACGYMTWQGLYMAVASGVLILLVIPFVPLLFDLAGPSAEVRRLGITYLQWRLIDGPAFMVAMTTASFFRGIGDTKTPMKIGITINIINVILNYGLIYGHFGLPRLEVQGSAIGSALAGILGGGIYLVLYLSRRLCHYDNRTVPRPRWLDQVRLLKVGAPIGLQRFLDIGSFVIFAAIIGRLGNAQLAANQIAIQLMSISYMIGLGIGMAAATLVGQYIGAKRIALAERSAYSALKLAMGIMVFVGLAFLLFPEPLVSLFNDDPDVIRYGRQGLLYAALFQAFDALAVIFIGALRGAGDTRWSAVAAFIGAWVIFLPLTYLLAFTLNLNFWGAWLSATIYICLLGIACVYRFRQGAWKRMVI is encoded by the coding sequence ATGAGCGTTTCCGATACATCGAAACCTACGGCCGAGGATACGGTACCCGCCTTTCATCCCTCTTCGGGAAGCGTGAACCAGGTGTGGCTGCTGGCCTACCCGATCATCCTGGCCAACATGTCCGAAACGCTGCTGGGCGTGGTCGACACGTACATGGTCGGCCAGCTGGGCGTGGCCGAGATCGGCGCCGTGGGCCTGGGATCCATGCTCGCCTGGCTTTTCTACCTTCCGTTCCTGGGTTTGGCCATGGGGTTGAACACCTTCGTCGCCCAGAGCTACGGCGCGGGCAACCGGAAGGCCTGCGGCTACATGACGTGGCAGGGGCTGTACATGGCCGTGGCCAGCGGCGTACTGATCCTGCTCGTCATCCCTTTCGTACCCCTGTTGTTCGACCTCGCGGGACCCTCCGCCGAAGTGCGGCGCCTGGGGATCACCTACCTGCAATGGCGGCTGATCGACGGTCCGGCCTTCATGGTCGCCATGACCACGGCCAGCTTCTTCCGAGGTATCGGCGATACGAAGACGCCGATGAAGATCGGCATCACCATCAACATCATCAACGTCATCCTGAACTACGGGTTGATCTACGGCCACTTCGGCCTGCCCCGCCTCGAGGTGCAGGGATCGGCTATTGGATCGGCGCTGGCCGGTATTCTTGGCGGGGGAATATACCTCGTCCTGTACCTGTCCCGGCGGCTCTGTCACTACGACAACCGGACCGTGCCGCGACCCCGGTGGCTGGACCAGGTCCGGCTCTTGAAAGTCGGCGCCCCGATCGGCCTGCAACGGTTTCTCGACATCGGCAGCTTCGTCATATTTGCCGCTATCATCGGAAGGCTGGGGAACGCCCAGCTGGCCGCGAACCAGATCGCCATCCAGCTGATGTCCATCTCCTACATGATCGGCCTGGGCATCGGCATGGCCGCTGCCACTCTCGTGGGGCAGTACATCGGGGCCAAACGTATTGCGCTGGCCGAACGCAGCGCCTACAGCGCCCTGAAACTGGCGATGGGCATCATGGTCTTTGTCGGCCTGGCGTTTCTGCTGTTTCCCGAGCCGCTGGTCAGCCTGTTCAACGACGATCCCGACGTCATCCGCTACGGCAGGCAGGGACTCCTGTACGCGGCGCTGTTCCAGGCCTTCGACGCGCTCGCGGTCATTTTCATCGGCGCCCTGCGCGGCGCCGGCGACACCCGGTGGTCCGCCGTGGCCGCTTTCATCGGCGCCTGGGTAATCTTCCTTCCACTGACCTACCTGCTCGCCTTCACCCTGAATCTGAACTTCTGGGGCGCCTGGCTGAGCGCGACCATCTATATCTGCCTGCTCGGCATCGCGTGCGTCTACCGGTTCCGGCAAGGCGCATGGAAGAGGATGGTGATATAG
- a CDS encoding Gfo/Idh/MocA family oxidoreductase, which produces MSNKKKCLMIGGGGMAGAWIRQFYPRFNDRHEIVALVDINADILHDAGDFLGLPQRRRYTDMAAAFGEVDADYCTIVIPPAVHRDAVMLAVEHRLDILSEKPIADTWPACVDIYRAVTEAGLKMHVIQNYRYSSRMLTMRQVLRDGELGRINHIQGRFAADYRKHGAWGAFRYEILHTLLVEGAVHHFDMMRNLSGGDCKTIAGWEWNRPWSTFQGDCCAMYVMDMTNGVKAAYEGSCLGAAEQNSWHKEYYRVECEEGAVAIGSDGVTRIYRHTPGKGMLVEDVSPVVPEYDGHQWQINEYLDWIDGGPAPDTRLEHNIRSVAMVFAAIEASCSSGSVDVEEMVGRVTGSA; this is translated from the coding sequence GTGTCTAACAAAAAGAAATGCCTGATGATCGGCGGCGGCGGCATGGCCGGCGCATGGATACGCCAATTCTATCCACGGTTCAACGACCGGCACGAAATCGTCGCCCTGGTGGACATCAATGCGGATATCCTACACGATGCCGGGGATTTCCTGGGGCTTCCACAGAGGCGTCGGTACACGGACATGGCGGCCGCCTTCGGGGAGGTGGACGCGGACTACTGCACGATCGTGATCCCGCCGGCCGTCCACCGGGACGCCGTAATGCTGGCGGTGGAACACAGGCTGGACATCCTGAGTGAAAAACCGATTGCCGACACGTGGCCCGCATGCGTAGATATATACAGGGCGGTCACGGAAGCCGGCCTTAAGATGCACGTGATTCAGAACTACCGCTATTCCAGCCGCATGTTGACCATGCGGCAGGTGCTGCGGGACGGAGAACTCGGACGAATCAACCACATCCAGGGCCGCTTTGCAGCGGACTACCGGAAGCACGGCGCCTGGGGCGCCTTCCGCTACGAAATACTGCACACCCTGCTCGTGGAAGGCGCCGTGCATCACTTTGACATGATGCGGAATCTCTCGGGGGGAGACTGCAAGACGATCGCCGGTTGGGAGTGGAACCGGCCGTGGAGCACCTTCCAGGGGGATTGCTGTGCCATGTACGTGATGGACATGACCAACGGCGTGAAGGCGGCCTACGAGGGTTCGTGCCTGGGCGCCGCCGAGCAGAACAGCTGGCACAAGGAGTACTACCGGGTCGAATGCGAAGAAGGCGCCGTCGCCATCGGAAGCGACGGGGTCACGCGCATATACCGGCACACGCCCGGCAAGGGCATGCTGGTCGAGGACGTCAGCCCGGTCGTTCCCGAATACGACGGGCACCAGTGGCAGATCAACGAGTATCTCGATTGGATCGACGGCGGGCCCGCGCCGGACACGCGCCTGGAACACAACATCCGCAGCGTGGCCATGGTATTCGCCGCCATCGAGGCCTCGTGCAGCAGCGGGTCCGTCGACGTGGAGGAGATGGTCGGGCGGGTGACGGGTTCAGCCTGA
- the nhaA gene encoding Na+/H+ antiporter NhaA: protein MSNQKLPFIDAFLRLESASGILLMLATALALIFANSFLEPLYHFLLNIPIQIHIAALDIHKPLQLWINDGLMAIFFFLVGLELKREFLEGELSDRRNIVLPGVGAVGGMIVPALIYFLFNSGNSDALRGWAVPVATDIAFALGVLALLGSRVPISIKVFLTSLAILDDIGAIAIIAVFYAAEISIPALLVAAGCVLVLFFLNNRNWVSHSSYMMVGVILWIALVKSGVHATLAGVILAIFIPMRSRTDPDVSPLKILEHDLHTVVAFVILPVFAFANAGISFEGMTLDQVLHGVPVGVALGLFLGKQIGIFGLCWMFVKFKWASLPTGMTWTSIYGASALCGIGFTMSLFIGSLAFADIDTYGLFDERLGILAGSLLSGVLGYIVLRNCLPPTEKKTEPVGREVERVV from the coding sequence ATGTCGAATCAGAAATTACCGTTCATCGACGCCTTTTTACGCCTGGAATCCGCCAGCGGCATCCTCCTGATGCTCGCGACCGCGCTGGCCTTGATATTCGCGAACTCGTTCCTTGAGCCGCTTTACCACTTCCTGCTGAATATCCCGATTCAGATTCACATCGCCGCGCTGGATATCCACAAGCCGCTGCAGCTCTGGATCAACGACGGCCTGATGGCCATCTTCTTCTTCCTCGTCGGCCTGGAACTGAAGCGCGAATTCCTCGAGGGGGAGCTGTCGGACCGGCGAAACATCGTCCTGCCCGGCGTGGGCGCCGTCGGCGGCATGATCGTCCCCGCGTTGATCTATTTCCTCTTCAACAGCGGCAATTCTGACGCGTTGCGAGGCTGGGCCGTCCCGGTGGCCACGGATATCGCCTTCGCCTTGGGCGTGCTCGCCCTCCTGGGCTCCCGCGTGCCTATTTCGATCAAAGTCTTCCTCACCTCCCTGGCCATATTGGACGACATCGGGGCCATCGCGATCATCGCGGTGTTCTATGCGGCGGAAATATCGATACCGGCCCTGCTGGTAGCCGCAGGCTGCGTACTGGTGCTGTTCTTCCTGAACAACAGGAACTGGGTCTCCCACAGTTCCTACATGATGGTCGGTGTAATCCTGTGGATCGCGCTGGTGAAGTCCGGCGTCCACGCGACGCTGGCAGGCGTGATCCTGGCCATATTCATTCCCATGCGGTCCAGGACCGATCCCGACGTCTCGCCGCTCAAGATCCTGGAGCACGATCTGCATACGGTCGTCGCCTTCGTCATCCTTCCCGTGTTCGCTTTCGCCAACGCCGGGATCAGTTTCGAGGGCATGACGCTCGACCAGGTACTTCACGGCGTTCCCGTCGGTGTGGCGCTGGGCCTGTTCCTGGGCAAGCAGATCGGTATCTTCGGCCTCTGCTGGATGTTCGTCAAATTCAAATGGGCCAGCCTGCCCACGGGCATGACCTGGACGAGCATATACGGAGCCAGCGCCCTGTGCGGCATCGGGTTTACCATGAGTCTCTTCATCGGGTCGCTGGCCTTCGCGGACATCGACACGTACGGGTTATTCGACGAAAGACTGGGGATCCTGGCCGGATCGCTGCTTTCGGGCGTGTTGGGCTACATCGTCCTGCGTAACTGCCTGCCGCCCACGGAGAAGAAGACCGAGCCTGTTGGGAGAGAGGTAGAGAGGGTGGTGTGA
- a CDS encoding PLP-dependent transferase, translated as MPNDHELRFAADDYQSADNRDFTTDAIHGGYHGTSSAVPIYQGNTNYREGYEGTNSYGRGLDKAGGPTSGALEEQVRILEGAEWAQATSCGMSAVSQTLFGLLRSGDRVVCHETVYAGTHMLFQDVLPVRWGVDVEMVNLCDLDVLKKSLEKPARMVYFEPYAHSMEFIDLARATEMAHEAGALVVVDNTFLSPYLLRPLHFGADVVLHAMTKYMAGHGDALSGIVVGRDEEIRKQIHFMRILMGGVLAPMNAFLVHRGLKTLAFRMERHCASGQKVAEYLERHKKIARIDYLGLKSHPQHEVATGYLRGYGGMMRFFSGSGVSLDTFIGRLKMCKPWYSLGDVETLILPSGEGEEGGFEARVSVGLEDPDDIIADLDQAMENA; from the coding sequence ATGCCCAACGACCACGAACTGCGGTTCGCCGCCGATGATTACCAGTCGGCCGACAACCGGGATTTCACCACGGACGCCATCCACGGAGGCTACCACGGCACGTCGTCCGCGGTGCCGATCTACCAGGGGAACACCAATTACCGAGAGGGTTACGAAGGGACGAATTCCTACGGCCGCGGGCTGGACAAGGCGGGCGGTCCCACCAGCGGTGCACTCGAAGAACAGGTGAGGATCCTGGAAGGCGCGGAGTGGGCGCAGGCGACCTCGTGCGGTATGTCGGCGGTCAGCCAGACGTTGTTCGGTCTGCTTCGGAGCGGCGACCGGGTGGTCTGCCACGAGACCGTGTATGCCGGTACCCACATGTTGTTCCAGGACGTGCTGCCGGTGAGATGGGGCGTGGATGTCGAGATGGTCAACCTGTGCGACCTGGACGTCCTGAAGAAATCGCTGGAGAAACCCGCCCGGATGGTCTACTTCGAACCGTACGCCCATTCCATGGAGTTCATCGATCTGGCCCGCGCCACGGAAATGGCCCACGAAGCCGGCGCGCTGGTCGTGGTGGACAACACCTTCCTCTCCCCCTACCTGCTACGTCCCTTGCACTTCGGCGCCGACGTGGTCCTCCACGCCATGACCAAGTACATGGCCGGCCATGGCGACGCGCTGTCCGGCATCGTTGTGGGCCGTGACGAGGAGATCCGGAAGCAGATCCACTTCATGCGTATCCTGATGGGCGGCGTGCTGGCGCCCATGAACGCCTTCCTCGTGCACCGGGGCCTCAAGACCCTGGCTTTCAGGATGGAACGGCACTGCGCCAGCGGCCAGAAGGTGGCCGAATACCTGGAGAGGCACAAAAAGATCGCCCGGATCGACTACCTGGGACTGAAATCCCATCCCCAACACGAGGTCGCGACCGGGTATCTTCGAGGCTATGGAGGAATGATGCGGTTCTTCTCTGGGTCCGGCGTCTCTCTCGACACTTTCATCGGTCGGTTAAAGATGTGCAAGCCGTGGTACAGCCTCGGCGATGTGGAGACGCTGATCCTGCCCTCGGGCGAGGGTGAAGAAGGCGGTTTTGAAGCGCGCGTTTCGGTGGGCCTGGAAGATCCGGACGACATCATCGCCGACCTGGATCAGGCGATGGAGAATGCGTAG
- a CDS encoding HigA family addiction module antitoxin — protein MPAAIMPPIHPGEILKEEFLEPLGLSQYRVAVDISVSPRRINEIVHGKRAISADTALRLARYFGTTDRFWLNLQTHYDLELQRDRLGERLETEVRVLKRSN, from the coding sequence ATGCCTGCTGCTATTATGCCTCCGATTCATCCTGGTGAGATCCTCAAGGAAGAGTTCCTCGAACCACTAGGTTTGAGTCAGTATCGTGTTGCCGTGGATATATCCGTTTCCCCGCGCCGTATAAACGAGATCGTGCACGGCAAACGCGCCATTTCGGCCGACACGGCGCTACGGCTGGCGCGTTATTTCGGCACTACGGATCGATTCTGGTTGAATCTGCAGACCCACTATGACCTGGAGCTGCAAAGGGATCGGCTGGGAGAACGATTGGAGACAGAAGTACGCGTGCTGAAACGATCGAACTGA
- a CDS encoding phosphotransferase → MSQLPAFLTGLLAEAGHCRNTIRSIEPLHTGVTNRTSLIKLRDDTRYILREYEWPYDTDDDLQRVEKELYLHDLLLNHDVPVPAIVAHHDDESGRAVLMEFKSGSYWVMLSIA, encoded by the coding sequence ATGTCCCAGCTTCCTGCATTCCTTACAGGGCTACTCGCCGAAGCCGGGCATTGCCGTAACACCATCCGATCGATCGAGCCGCTCCATACCGGCGTGACCAACCGAACCTCCCTCATAAAACTCCGGGACGACACACGCTACATCCTCCGCGAATACGAATGGCCGTACGATACTGATGACGACCTTCAAAGGGTCGAAAAAGAACTGTATTTACACGACCTGTTGCTTAATCACGACGTACCCGTGCCGGCCATTGTCGCGCATCACGATGATGAAAGTGGACGTGCCGTGCTGATGGAGTTCAAGTCGGGCAGTTACTGGGTGATGTTGTCGATAGCCTGA
- a CDS encoding phosphotransferase — MTDGQRAQAWRDVGAAFRKVHSIQLPDHSAGLIVGQHVQPFEEESWGEFHYHQAVRHAENLLKRGLETCFDLASMKRVLKQAVPLLNERPLVLLHNDPHPWNVLVHETDDQWRCSAWLDWEYAWSGDPTWDLVRLEIFRLKPIGPTPVAFYEGYGNTPKDPEWTIYEISIYLWMADQYLDGEVDEQRVLMPTYKTAMRYLERIDEKVERIGRALGMP; from the coding sequence CTGACCGACGGTCAGCGCGCTCAGGCCTGGCGGGATGTCGGCGCCGCGTTTCGAAAAGTGCATTCCATCCAGCTTCCCGATCACAGCGCGGGACTGATCGTCGGACAACACGTTCAGCCCTTCGAAGAAGAATCCTGGGGCGAATTTCACTACCACCAGGCCGTTCGGCATGCGGAGAACCTGCTGAAGCGGGGACTGGAAACTTGTTTCGACCTGGCGTCGATGAAGCGGGTACTGAAGCAAGCGGTACCCCTGCTGAACGAAAGACCCCTGGTCCTACTGCACAACGATCCCCATCCCTGGAACGTGCTGGTTCACGAGACAGACGACCAGTGGAGGTGCTCCGCCTGGCTCGACTGGGAGTACGCCTGGTCCGGCGATCCGACCTGGGACCTGGTCAGGCTGGAAATCTTCCGGTTGAAGCCGATCGGCCCCACACCCGTCGCATTCTATGAAGGATATGGCAACACCCCGAAAGATCCTGAATGGACGATCTACGAAATCTCCATCTACCTGTGGATGGCCGACCAGTACCTGGATGGCGAGGTGGATGAGCAGCGGGTACTCATGCCCACCTACAAGACGGCCATGCGGTACCTGGAAAGGATCGACGAGAAGGTGGAAAGAATCGGTCGGGCGCTTGGGATGCCCTGA
- a CDS encoding redoxin domain-containing protein: protein MGQLQSDYERIAALDTELLFINPEDLEQTRDFVAKSKVTREELSFRVVADPDRAIPTKFKIEIDTDKGTEVAPTAFIIDKEGVLRFKYVGSDPFDRPSTDSLVEILGMIEGQ from the coding sequence CTGGGGCAGTTGCAATCCGATTACGAACGTATAGCGGCACTCGACACCGAACTACTCTTCATCAATCCCGAAGATCTCGAACAAACCAGGGATTTCGTCGCCAAGTCGAAAGTCACGCGGGAGGAACTCTCCTTTCGCGTTGTCGCCGATCCGGACCGGGCCATACCCACCAAGTTCAAGATCGAGATAGACACCGACAAGGGGACGGAGGTAGCTCCCACGGCCTTCATCATCGACAAGGAAGGCGTCCTTCGGTTCAAGTACGTGGGATCGGACCCCTTCGACCGGCCTTCGACCGACAGCCTGGTGGAGATCCTGGGTATGATCGAAGGGCAGTAA
- a CDS encoding sugar phosphate isomerase/epimerase: MKPGITQLCLARQDLEADLSKARNLGYEAIELVFSDQGSPDIDASTSEIAAVGKACSNHGLELCSMIAIRGDAGSLLSPSADERAKRVAILKRGFEIAEILGVDALLLHPGALDPKSSYGTTWDNFRDALRELAPDAERHGTRIGIENVWNQFMLSPREARQLVDEVGSPAVGIYLDTANMILYGYPDMWIKELGRRIFKVHVKDFRRGEGAWVQLMDGDTDWPAVMAELRGIGFDGALVSEVGGDDDTMRQTAERIRQIIAL; encoded by the coding sequence ATGAAGCCAGGCATCACGCAACTCTGTCTCGCCCGCCAGGATCTCGAAGCGGATCTCTCGAAGGCCCGAAACTTGGGCTACGAGGCCATCGAACTGGTTTTCTCCGACCAGGGTTCACCGGACATAGACGCCTCTACCTCGGAGATCGCCGCCGTGGGGAAGGCCTGCAGTAACCACGGACTCGAATTGTGTTCCATGATCGCTATCCGCGGCGATGCCGGGTCCCTGCTATCGCCGTCCGCGGACGAACGGGCAAAGCGGGTTGCCATCCTCAAGCGCGGCTTCGAAATCGCCGAGATCCTGGGTGTGGACGCTCTCCTTCTGCATCCCGGAGCGCTCGATCCCAAGAGTTCCTACGGGACGACCTGGGACAACTTCCGCGACGCCTTGCGCGAGCTCGCGCCCGATGCGGAGCGCCACGGCACCCGGATCGGCATCGAGAACGTGTGGAACCAGTTCATGCTGAGTCCCCGGGAAGCCCGACAGCTCGTCGACGAAGTGGGCTCGCCCGCTGTCGGTATCTACCTGGACACGGCCAACATGATCCTCTACGGCTACCCGGACATGTGGATCAAGGAACTGGGCCGGCGGATCTTCAAGGTGCACGTGAAAGACTTCCGGCGCGGGGAAGGCGCCTGGGTCCAGTTGATGGACGGCGACACGGACTGGCCGGCGGTCATGGCCGAACTGCGCGGCATCGGGTTCGACGGCGCCCTGGTGAGCGAGGTGGGCGGCGACGATGACACCATGAGACAGACCGCAGAGCGCATCCGGCAGATCATCGCCCTGTAG
- a CDS encoding SRPBCC family protein, with protein sequence MTMQDDIDPALDLVLERHIPDVTPAQLWRAWTEPEELKQWFTPKPWQTVACEIDLQPGGAFGTTMRSPEGEEVSGTGCYLEIVEDRRLVWTDALAPGYRPGASPFMTAIITMAPECDGTRYRALVRHHDEAARQKHEELGFFTGWGTALDQLVEHARKLG encoded by the coding sequence ATGACCATGCAGGACGACATTGATCCAGCCCTGGATCTTGTCCTCGAGCGTCACATCCCGGACGTCACGCCCGCCCAGTTGTGGCGTGCCTGGACAGAGCCCGAGGAATTAAAGCAATGGTTCACGCCGAAGCCGTGGCAGACGGTTGCCTGTGAAATCGATCTGCAGCCCGGCGGCGCGTTTGGCACGACGATGCGCTCTCCCGAAGGCGAAGAGGTATCGGGCACCGGATGCTATCTGGAGATCGTCGAGGATCGGAGGCTTGTCTGGACTGATGCATTGGCGCCAGGTTACCGGCCGGGCGCGTCACCGTTCATGACGGCCATCATCACGATGGCGCCCGAATGCGACGGTACGCGCTATCGTGCGCTTGTTCGGCACCACGACGAAGCCGCCCGTCAGAAGCACGAGGAATTGGGGTTTTTCACGGGCTGGGGCACTGCACTCGATCAACTCGTCGAGCACGCGCGGAAGCTTGGCTGA